From Pseudomonas sp. StFLB209, a single genomic window includes:
- a CDS encoding signal peptidase II yields the protein MPSILKKPAFAIVAGILFVLFDQWVKLVALARLPYEHFRYGSDSLWLDVALSLNPGAFLSLGARLPPMLKQGIFIVGVGVVVAWALWWALSRWQAAPAKAAAVYLIALGGASNLFDRAWRNGHVVDYLVLNVGSLHTGVFNIADMAIMAGAFYLLFAGFGKPRTA from the coding sequence ATGCCATCCATCCTGAAAAAACCGGCTTTCGCCATTGTTGCAGGCATCCTGTTCGTGCTGTTCGACCAGTGGGTCAAACTTGTCGCCCTCGCCCGCCTGCCCTACGAGCACTTTCGCTACGGCTCCGACAGCCTATGGCTGGACGTCGCTCTGAGCCTGAATCCCGGCGCCTTTCTGAGCCTGGGCGCCAGGCTGCCGCCGATGCTCAAACAAGGCATTTTCATCGTCGGGGTGGGTGTGGTGGTGGCCTGGGCGCTCTGGTGGGCGTTGTCGCGCTGGCAGGCTGCACCTGCCAAAGCCGCAGCGGTGTACCTGATTGCTCTGGGCGGTGCTTCAAACCTGTTCGACCGCGCCTGGCGCAACGGCCATGTGGTGGATTACCTGGTGCTGAACGTTGGCAGCCTGCATACCGGCGTGTTCAATATTGCCGACATGGCCATTATGGCCGGTGCGTTTTATCTGCTATTTGCAGGTTTCGGCAAACCCCGTACAGCCTGA
- a CDS encoding sensor domain-containing diguanylate cyclase produces MNPTAFLSGRLTPKALSMWIVVFICLVCVSLLLATLWQVKQSADERLANARSAVFNIVRAAEQHATDTVRQADSTLKNIAERIEVDGWGAPQRLRLSQLMARNVVDVEGVQGLFIYDEHGNWIANSFTQTQSSRNNSDRDYFIWHRDNPSAAVHIGSIVASRTTGDLIVPISRRLNHDDGSFAGVVLATVPVAYFQSFFERLDVDGKGVIFLALANGDLLARRPTLEKIISTNIAKGEIFSRYLPLADHGSAVVTSVVDGVERLYAYQRIPGLPLVTAAGLSLDAVYAQWWNYVWRSFALTGLMVTVVALLGYLIWQQIQRLLRAEHSLSAAHRELEQIARTDGLTSIANRRSFDLALEREWAHARINRLPLGVILLDIDWFKQYNDRYGHLQGDECLKRVARLLRDNLERPDHMAARYGGEEFVILLPGSALADAAAVAERVRAAIAADCLEHAASPLGHVSISAGVVSSDSLQASNAAQLLASADQLLYQAKQQGRNRVCQAGPRVYRVS; encoded by the coding sequence ATGAACCCAACTGCCTTCCTGTCTGGACGCCTGACGCCCAAAGCGCTGTCGATGTGGATCGTGGTCTTCATCTGCCTGGTCTGTGTCTCGCTGCTATTGGCCACGCTCTGGCAGGTCAAACAGTCGGCGGATGAGCGTCTGGCCAATGCCCGCAGTGCGGTGTTCAACATCGTCCGGGCGGCCGAACAACACGCTACCGACACCGTGCGCCAGGCTGACAGCACTCTGAAGAACATTGCTGAACGCATCGAGGTCGATGGCTGGGGTGCGCCGCAGCGGCTGCGTCTTTCACAACTGATGGCCCGCAACGTGGTGGATGTGGAGGGCGTGCAGGGGCTGTTCATCTACGATGAACACGGCAACTGGATCGCCAACTCGTTCACCCAGACCCAGAGCAGCCGCAACAACAGCGACCGCGACTACTTCATCTGGCACCGGGACAACCCCAGTGCGGCGGTCCATATCGGCTCGATTGTCGCCAGCCGCACGACAGGCGATCTGATCGTACCGATCAGCCGACGCCTCAATCATGACGATGGCAGCTTTGCCGGCGTGGTTCTGGCCACTGTGCCGGTGGCGTATTTCCAGAGCTTCTTTGAACGGCTGGACGTTGATGGCAAGGGCGTGATTTTCCTGGCCCTGGCAAATGGCGACCTGCTGGCACGTCGCCCGACGCTGGAAAAGATCATCAGTACCAATATCGCCAAGGGCGAGATCTTCAGCAGGTACTTGCCGCTGGCTGATCATGGCAGCGCCGTGGTCACTTCCGTGGTTGACGGGGTCGAGCGGCTGTATGCCTATCAGCGTATTCCCGGCTTGCCGCTGGTAACGGCTGCGGGCCTGTCGCTCGATGCGGTGTACGCCCAGTGGTGGAACTATGTGTGGCGTTCCTTCGCCCTGACCGGTTTGATGGTGACGGTAGTGGCTTTGCTCGGCTACCTGATCTGGCAACAGATTCAGCGGCTGTTGCGTGCCGAGCACAGCCTCAGTGCTGCGCACCGTGAACTGGAACAGATTGCCCGCACCGACGGCCTGACCAGCATTGCCAACCGCCGCTCGTTCGACCTGGCGCTGGAGCGCGAGTGGGCTCATGCCAGGATCAACCGGCTGCCGCTGGGTGTCATCCTGCTGGATATCGACTGGTTCAAGCAGTACAACGATCGCTACGGCCATCTGCAAGGCGATGAGTGCCTGAAACGGGTCGCCCGCCTGCTGCGTGACAACCTTGAACGCCCCGATCATATGGCCGCGCGTTACGGCGGTGAAGAGTTTGTGATCCTGCTGCCCGGCAGCGCACTGGCCGATGCCGCTGCTGTCGCCGAGCGGGTTCGCGCAGCGATTGCTGCCGACTGCCTGGAACACGCTGCCAGCCCGCTCGGCCATGTGTCGATCAGTGCCGGTGTGGTCAGCAGCGACAGTCTTCAGGCCAGTAACGCTGCCCAGTTGCTGGCCAGCGCCGATCAGTTGCTGTACCAGGCCAAGCAGCAGGGCAGAAACCGGGTCTGCCAGGCTGGGCCCAGGGTGTACCGGGTTTCCTGA
- a CDS encoding YciI family protein: MPYLIIAYDHPGKDQAREQVRDAHRQYLATYGRKLLSSGALLDETGTRIIGGASLIDTENRQEAERFEAEDPYAKAGIRAEVQIIPWRLRWWLGQFDAAGHHPSNNC, translated from the coding sequence ATGCCGTACTTGATCATCGCTTATGACCATCCGGGCAAGGACCAGGCACGTGAGCAGGTGCGTGATGCGCACCGCCAGTACCTGGCGACCTATGGCCGCAAGTTGCTGTCATCCGGCGCGCTGCTGGATGAGACTGGCACCCGGATCATCGGCGGTGCTTCGTTGATCGACACCGAAAACCGGCAAGAGGCTGAACGCTTCGAGGCAGAAGATCCTTACGCCAAAGCGGGCATTCGCGCCGAGGTGCAAATCATACCCTGGCGGTTGCGCTGGTGGCTGGGGCAGTTCGATGCGGCTGGGCATCATCCCTCGAACAACTGCTGA
- a CDS encoding hydrolase, which translates to MHIPEHLIIFETGHWVLNHHMASALPGYLMLGAKTAGALGDLPEIAQAELGVLLAKVQRIMQSELQPEQLYISRYGHEAGWPIHFHCIPVYAWVEELFWKDERYRALRAFDYPPAASPKTDGAELTLFIWREFGENPTKPPVVGPGREQVVAILRRAFEE; encoded by the coding sequence ATGCACATTCCTGAACACCTGATCATTTTTGAAACCGGGCACTGGGTTCTCAACCATCACATGGCTTCTGCGCTGCCAGGCTATCTGATGCTCGGTGCCAAAACTGCAGGTGCCTTGGGCGATTTGCCTGAGATCGCCCAGGCTGAACTGGGTGTGCTGCTCGCCAAGGTTCAGCGAATCATGCAGAGCGAGTTGCAACCTGAGCAGTTGTATATCAGCCGTTACGGTCATGAGGCGGGCTGGCCTATTCATTTTCATTGCATCCCTGTCTATGCCTGGGTCGAAGAACTGTTCTGGAAGGATGAGCGCTACCGGGCGCTCAGAGCGTTCGATTACCCTCCCGCTGCCAGCCCGAAGACCGACGGTGCCGAACTGACTCTGTTCATTTGGCGCGAGTTTGGGGAGAACCCGACCAAACCACCGGTTGTCGGGCCAGGGCGTGAGCAGGTCGTTGCCATACTTCGTCGTGCTTTCGAAGAATGA
- a CDS encoding alkaline phosphatase D family protein — protein sequence MTLFDPTRRRIIQVAGAGLLLPGLAPAVIASNRDRPKITDGVQSGDISGDRAVVWSRCDRPARLIVEWDTRSMFSNPRRLVSALADARSDFTARVDLSELPADQAIFYRVQFEDAQSGVLSEPEFGHLRSTPQQRRNLRFVWSGDTVGQGFGINPDIGGMRIYEAMRLRLPDFFIHSGDTIYADGPVPAQLSTEGGRIWRNITTEAKSKVAETLDEYRGNYRYNLIDENLRRFNAQVPQIWQWDDHEVTNNWSPGKQLDDRYKVKDIKLLAARGRQAFLEYAPMRLQQADNGGRVYRKIGYSPMLDVFVLDMRSYRDANDANLSEKPGSGTAFLGREQLDWLKRELKASKAQWKIIAADMPIGLGVPDGEVSPGVPRWEAIANGQDGAPAGRELEIAELLGFLKAQQVRDCVWLTADVHYCAAHHYQPERAVFQDFDPFWEFVAGPLNAGSFGPNPLDKTFGPELVFHKAPPAQNTSPFAGFQFFGEVNIDGQSAALTVTLRDLDGVAVFEKTLAPAVS from the coding sequence ATGACCCTGTTCGACCCCACACGCCGTCGCATCATTCAAGTGGCCGGTGCCGGTCTGCTCTTGCCGGGCCTGGCACCGGCAGTGATCGCTTCGAATCGGGACCGACCGAAGATCACCGATGGCGTGCAGTCCGGCGACATTTCCGGCGACCGTGCCGTGGTCTGGAGTCGCTGTGACCGGCCTGCGCGGCTGATTGTGGAATGGGACACCCGCAGCATGTTCAGCAACCCGCGCCGGTTGGTCTCGGCGCTGGCCGATGCGCGCAGTGACTTCACCGCCAGGGTCGACCTGAGCGAATTGCCGGCCGATCAGGCGATCTTCTATCGCGTGCAGTTCGAGGATGCGCAGTCCGGTGTGCTGAGCGAGCCGGAGTTTGGCCACTTGCGCAGTACCCCGCAGCAACGGCGCAACCTGCGTTTTGTCTGGAGTGGCGACACGGTGGGGCAGGGGTTTGGTATCAACCCGGACATCGGCGGCATGCGTATCTATGAAGCGATGCGCCTGCGTCTGCCGGATTTCTTTATTCACAGCGGCGACACCATTTACGCCGACGGTCCGGTGCCGGCGCAACTGAGTACCGAAGGCGGGCGGATCTGGCGCAACATCACCACCGAGGCGAAAAGCAAGGTGGCCGAGACCCTCGACGAGTACCGCGGCAATTATCGTTACAACCTGATCGATGAAAACCTGCGCCGCTTCAATGCCCAGGTGCCGCAGATCTGGCAGTGGGACGATCATGAGGTGACCAACAACTGGTCACCGGGCAAGCAGCTCGATGACCGCTACAAGGTCAAGGACATCAAGCTGCTGGCGGCGCGCGGTCGTCAGGCGTTTCTCGAATACGCGCCGATGCGCCTGCAGCAGGCTGACAACGGCGGGCGGGTGTATCGCAAGATTGGCTATAGCCCGATGCTTGATGTGTTCGTGCTGGACATGCGCAGTTACCGTGATGCCAACGACGCCAATCTGAGTGAAAAGCCTGGCTCAGGCACGGCTTTTTTAGGGCGCGAGCAACTGGACTGGCTCAAGCGCGAACTCAAAGCCTCTAAAGCGCAGTGGAAGATCATTGCGGCCGACATGCCCATTGGGCTGGGTGTGCCGGACGGCGAAGTCAGCCCCGGCGTACCGCGCTGGGAAGCCATTGCCAACGGGCAGGACGGTGCGCCGGCCGGACGGGAGCTGGAAATCGCCGAGCTGCTTGGCTTTCTCAAGGCCCAGCAGGTTCGCGATTGCGTATGGCTGACCGCCGACGTGCATTACTGCGCGGCTCACCATTACCAGCCTGAGCGCGCGGTGTTCCAGGATTTCGACCCGTTCTGGGAGTTTGTCGCCGGTCCCCTGAACGCTGGCAGCTTCGGCCCCAACCCGCTGGACAAGACCTTTGGCCCGGAACTGGTATTCCACAAGGCCCCACCAGCGCAGAACACCTCGCCGTTTGCCGGCTTTCAGTTTTTCGGGGAGGTCAATATTGACGGGCAAAGCGCCGCGCTGACCGTAACCCTGAGGGATCTGGACGGGGTCGCGGTGTTCGAGAAGACCCTGGCGCCCGCTGTCAGTTGA
- a CDS encoding metallophosphoesterase family protein yields the protein MKIGVISDTHGLLRPEAVAALQGCERIIHAGDIGKPEVLEHLARNAPLHVVRGNNDLDFAWAQNLPDQSLFDLGPWQVLLVHDIADVPAPLDPAIKLVITGHSHKPLIDWRGERLFLNPGSAGPRRFKLPVTVALLEVLDSGIEARLVALLAS from the coding sequence ATGAAAATCGGCGTCATTTCCGATACCCACGGCCTGCTGCGTCCCGAGGCCGTGGCGGCCTTGCAGGGCTGTGAGCGGATCATCCACGCCGGGGATATCGGCAAGCCCGAAGTGCTGGAACACCTGGCGCGTAACGCACCCTTGCATGTGGTGCGCGGCAATAACGACCTGGACTTTGCCTGGGCGCAGAACCTGCCGGATCAATCACTGTTCGATCTGGGGCCGTGGCAGGTGTTGCTGGTTCACGATATCGCTGATGTGCCTGCGCCGCTTGATCCGGCGATAAAACTGGTCATCACCGGCCACTCGCACAAACCCTTGATTGACTGGCGCGGCGAGCGGCTGTTCCTTAACCCCGGCAGTGCCGGGCCGCGACGCTTCAAATTGCCGGTGACCGTGGCGCTGCTGGAGGTGTTGGATTCGGGTATCGAGGCGCGGCTGGTGGCGTTGCTGGCTTCATGA